One Streptomonospora salina genomic window, ATGTCGTCGAGCCCGTGGTCGCGCACCAGCCGGCGCGACCGCTCGGCGTAGTACCCGCTGTGCTCCAGCGCGACCAGGCGCCCCCGGCCGGCACGGCGCAGCGCATACCCCAGCCACACGCTGGAGGCGCCGCTGCCGCATTCGACCACCAGATCCGGCCCGTGCCGGTCGACGAGGCGCACCACCACCCGCATCACGTCGGGTGACGCGGCCCAGCCGCGCAGCGGGGGCATGAAGGCGGCCGCGCCGAGGTGGTCGCGCAGCTCGGCCCAGGCCACCTGCTGTTCGTAGTCGTTGCGGCCCTGTACGGCGACCGAGCGGGACAGTTCCGCCGACATCTCCGGAAGGACCCGGGCGCGCATCCGCTTGAGCTCGTTGCGGGTGCTGCCGAGGGTCTTGACCGTCTCAAGGCGGTCGGCTTCGACGGTCTCGACGACCTTGCGCCCGTTGGCGTCGACGCGCCGATCGATCTCCTTGAGCTCCTCGCGGGCGCTGTCCAGCGCCGTGACCATCTCCAGGCGGTCGGCTCCGACGGCCTCCACCACCGTGCGCCCTTGGGCGTCGACCCGCCGGTCGATGTCCTTGACCTTGCGGCTGACCGCGCCCACCCGGCGGACCAGAACCACCGCGAGCAGCGCGTTGGCCGCAGCGGCGGCGCCGACGGCGCCGGTCGCCGCCAGCAGCAGGGCGCCCTCCCACGAGAGCGCTCCCGAGCTCGCCAGTGCCGCGATCCCGGCCAGTCCGGCGAGTCCGACCGCTCCGGCCGGCACGGCGACCGCCAGGTACTTCCGGCGGGATCGCAGAAGGCGCAGGAACCGCATTGAGGACCTCCAGGGTCGTGGCCCGCCGATCTGGGGACGGACTGGGGGATCTCCCACGCCGTGGCCGCGACCGCTGCTTCGAAACGGTCGAGGCCGCCGGAGCACGGGGTCACCCGTGTTCGAAACGGACTGAAGCGGGGCGTAATCGACACTAACCCAGGGGGCGAGAGCTGCACACCGGGCACGCGCAGCGGTGTGAAATCCGAAAATCCGCGGTCACCACCCGGTCGCCGCGCGCACGCGCTCGCCGAGAATCGGCGCCAGCGTGCGGCTGTAGGTGGCGGTCAGGTGGGAGTGGTCCCAGAACACCAGCACGTTGCCGACGACGGCGGGACAGCGGCCGTCGGGGCAGACGTAGTCGGTCAGGTCGATCAGTTCCACGTTGGCCGGGATGTCGCTGCGGCTCCGGGCGGGGTCGGTCTCGGCATGGCTGTAGGACTCCGGCGACGCGCACCCCGCGCGCCCGTTCGCCTCCACGCACGCGGCCCCTTCGTAGTCGATCCGGGGCAGATCGCGGATTCCGACGACGTCGATCCCCATGGCGTCCAACTGCTGCCAGCGCTCGATGAAGCCCGGGTGCACGGTCTCGTCGGAAGGGAGGGCGCGCGTGGAAGAGGTGAGCACCGCGTCGGGGCGCCGTCGGTCGAGTTCGGCCATGGCGCCTTCGCGCCATTCGACGCACTCGGCGAACGGCTCTCCGTCGAGGGTGGGCGGGTCGGTGCTGAACTGGCAGCCGCTCTTGGTCAGCGTCACGACCCGCCACCCGTTGGCCTGCGCCGCCTCCCACAGGGCGGCGAACCAGTGCGCCGAGCGGGAGGCGCCCACGAGCGCAACGGTGTGCTCGGCCGAGTCGGGTCCGTACTCGCAGACGACCGGCTCGGCCTCGTCCAGGCCCACGTGGCAGCCGTTCTCAAAGTCGATGTTCTGGTCGGCCTTGGCATCGGCGGGCGCGGGCAGCACCGGCGCCCGGGGCGTGGTCTCGGCGAGGCGCGGATCGGCCAGTACCTGCGCGCCCGGATACCGGCCCTCGTCGGTCACCGATTCCGCCTGTTCCCGGCGCTCCTCGCGCTCCTGTGTGAGCCGGGCCGACCACGCCGACGACGCCGCTGCCACGAGCAGGAGCGCGGCGGCTGCCGCGCCCAGGGACGACAGCCGGCCGCGCGGGCCGCGCTGCAGCCGCGCCAGGCCGTCCCGGACCAGCGCCGTGGTCGCCGCGGCCAGCAGCACCGACACCGCCAGCACGAGGCATCCGCCCAGCAGCCCGGCCGCCTCGCGGCCGGTGGCCTGCAGGTAGAAGACCAGCACCGGCCAGTGCCACAGGTACAGCGCATAGGCCAGGTCGCCCAGGCGCGTCAGCGGGCGCCACGACAGCAGGCGGTCGGCGCCCCACCACCGCTCGGATCCGCCGCCGAGAACGACCAGCGCCGCGGCGGTCGTGGGCCACAGCGCGGTGTAGCCGGGGAACAGCGCCGAGACGTCCATCAGCGCCCCGCACAGCACGAGCGCCGACAGCCCGACCCAGCCCAGCACCGCGCGGACCCGCCCCGGCACGCCCGGCGCCGGCGGCAGCAGCGCCAGCAGCCCGCCCAGTGCCAACTCCCACAGGCGCGCTCCGGTGTCGAAGTAGGCCCAGGGCTGGTCGGCCGCGGTGATATGCACGGAGTAGGCCAGCGACCCGGCGAACACCGGCGCGAGCGCCACCGGAACGGCTCGCCGCAGGCCCACGCCCAGCCGGTTCGCGGCCAGGGCCGCAGCGGCTACCAGAGCCGGCCACAGCAGGTAGGCCTGCCCCTGGACGGACAGCGACCAGAAATGCTGCAGCGGGCCGGCGGCGCTGTTCTGCGCCGTGTAGTCGACCGCGTTCAGTGCCAGGTGCCAGTTCTCGACGTACAGCGCCGAGGCGAGCACCTGGTCGGCGGTCGCCTGGAGCTGCGAGCCCGGCAGGAGGAAGGGAGCCGCCGCGAGGACCGCGGCGAGTACCACCGCGGCCGCCGGCACGAGCCGGCGCACCAGTCGCCCGAAGAAGGCGGCGAAGCCGACGGCGCCGTCGCGCTCCAGCGCACGCACCAGCGACCCGGTGATCAGAAACCCGGTGAGCAGCAGGAACACGTCCACGCCGCCCGAGACGCGGTCGAACCAGATGTGGTACACGGCGACGAGCACGACGGCCACCGCGCGCAGCCCTTGGACCTCCGGGCGGTACCGCCGTTCCCGGCCTCCGGGCGGACCCCCCGGCGCCGGTGCGGGTGCGCTGGCGGCGCGAGCCGCGGAACCGGCGGCCGACGACGACACGGACATGGGCGGGATGACCTCCGAGGAGCAATAGGAGCTGCGCCGAAGCGCGAAGGCCGGTCCGGCGGGAGCGAAGCGCGGGTACAGGGGCCCACCGCGGTACCGCGCCCGGATCCGGACGGAGGCTGTGCCACCGCCCTCCCGGCCCGCCCCGGCTCTGCTCTGGACATGCGGCTCGGGTCGCCGCTGCCGCACCGCCGGACACGAGTGCCGGAGGGCGGGCGGGCCGGGCCGCAGAAGGTCGGCCACGGCCCAGGATTCGCCATTCGGGTACTGCTTCGGGGGTCGAATGGTCGACGGAAGGGTGAATTCCAGTCGACCACCGTCGGTCGTTCCATTCTCATGGGGTGAACCGCCCGGCCCCGGGGTGCGAATATAGACGCCTCTTATGTCACCCCTCGGCACCCCAATCCTCCTGTCTCTTCAAAAGGGGCGAAATGCGTGTTTTCGTGCTATGCACCGGCCGCTGCGGATCGGTCACCCTCGCCACCGCCTGCGGCGAGCTGACCGACTTCACGGTCGGCCATGAGAGTCGGTCCCGCCTCGTGGGGGACGAGCGCTTGGCGTTTCCCGATCAGCACGTCGAAGTCGACAACCGGCTCTCCTGGTTCCTGGGCGAGCTGGACGAGCGCTACGGCGACGACCCGCTCTACGTGCACCTGCGCCGCGACCCGGAGCTGGTCGCGCACAGCTACGCCCGGCGCTGGGACAGCGGCGACCCGGCGGGCATCATCCGGGCATTCGCCGGCGGGGTCGTCATGCGCAGGAAATCCTGGCCCCAGGAGCAGCGGCTGGAGGTGAGCCGCTACTACGTGCGCACCGTCACCGCCAACATCGAAGCGTTCCTGGCCGACAAGTCGCGGCAGATGACGGTGTGGCTGGACGAGGTCGAGGAGTGGTTCCCGGTCTTCTGGGAGCGGCTCGGCGGCCGCGGCGACTGCGACGCCGCGCTCAAACACTTCGAGGTGCGCCACAACGCGAGCTGAACGGCCCGCGCCGGACCGATCCGGGCCGGCGCCGCCGAGCGCCGCGGCGAGATCGACGCCGGCGCGTCGCGCCTGGACGCGGTCGTCGACCGCCTGGAGCAACGGGCCCGCTGGGGCGACCTCGTACCGGGACGGCGCGAACCCGCCGCCACCATCGCCGGGTTCACCGGCAGCCGAGTGCGCTACCAGGCCGCCAAGCTGGCGGTTCGGGTGCAGCGCGGCGCCGAGGACGTGCTCAGCGCCGCCGAAGGCGCCCGCGAGGTCTCCCGCGAGCCGGCGGCCGCGCGCGGCGACCCGGCCGGGGCGGCTGTCCAGCGACGCGCTGGAGGTGCTGTGCGCACTGCTCCGGCCTGACCGCGGCCCTGCAGCCGCGGCCGCAGGCCCGGGGGGCGCGCATCGGTTCTGAGCTGGGGGCGCTGGAGCTGCACGGGGGTGGAGGTGACCTGGACGTGGCGGACCCGCCGGTGGTACGCCTACCGCGGGCGGATCCACGACACCGGCCCCGACGGCAAGCCGCGCGACCACCGCATCCGCCGGCTCTCCTCGGGCGAGACCCGGTCGGTGTCCTATGTCACTCTGTTCGCCGCGAGCGCGGCGTTCTACGACGCGCTGCAGAGCGACGCCGAGGGCCCGCTGCGCATGGCACTGCTGGACGGGGCGTTCGGGCGCCCCCACCATCGCGCGGCTGCTGGAGCTGGTGGATCTGGACATGGACGGGGCGATCACCTGGCCGTCGGGCTACGGAGTATCCCCCCGCATCGACCGCATGCACATCTGCGACATCCTCAAGCGCACGGGTGCGTGGGGTGCGGCCTGCGCCCGCACGACCTGGAACGGAGCGGGGGTCGAACGCGCCGGACAGGCCGGCGCCGGCAGGGGCCCGCGCGCCGCGGGGGTAAGAGCCGGGGCCGGTGGGTAGCGCTGCCGGGGGCGCCCCGCCGCTATTCCCGAACCGGCCTGTCACAAGGGCTACACGGGCGATCGGTGCCCGCTGCTGATAGCTTCTTTACCGGCGATCAACGTCGTCCCGCAAACATTGGAATCGCGTCAGAGAGGTGCGTAGAACATGCCTGCGCCTTACGAGCTCCCGGAGTTGCCTTACGACTACTCGGCGCTGGAGCCGTGGATCTCCGGTCAGATCATGGAGCTGCACCACGACAAGCACCACGCCGCCTACGTCACGGGTGCCAACACCGCGCTCGACAAGATGGCCGAAGCTCGGGACAAGAACGACCTGAGCACGGTCAACATGCTCGAGAAGAACCTGGCGTTCAACCTGGCGGGGCACGTCAACCACTCGGTCTTCTGGCCGAACATGTCGCCCGACGGCGGCGACAAGCCCGAGGGCGAGCTCGCGGCCGCCATCGACGACCAGTTCGGCGGCTTCGACGCCTTCCGCGCCCACTTCACCGCGGTGGCGACGGGCGTGCAGGGCTCGGGCTGGGCGATCCTCGCCTGGGACATCCTCGGTCAGCGGCTGATCATCGAGCAGCTCTACGACCACCAGGGAAACCTGGCCGCGGGCTCCTACCCGCTGCTGATGCTGGACATGTGGGAGCACGCCTTCTACCTGCAGTACCTGAACGTCAAGGCGGACTACGTCAAGGCGTTCTGGAACGTCGTGAACTGGGCGGACGTGCAGCGCCGCTTCGACGACGCGCGCAAGGTCCAGCTGGGCTGAGAGTCGGGCTCGACCGGCCGGCCCGGGGCCGGGTCCGCGGGGGGCGGCACCGCCGGTGCCGCCCCCCGTCGCGTGTCCGGCGCCGGCGCTCCGGGCGCTACTCGCCCTGCGCCCGGCGGCGAGGACGGAGGTGGGTCGGCTCAGCGGCTGCCGGGTGTCCGGTCGCCCACGGCCCGGGATCCGGAACGAGCGCGTCGGTCACCCGGCGGCGGTCGGAGAAAACCGCCGAGAACCGTCGCGAGCCGCCCCGGGGGCCTGGTGGAGTCGGCGGTGACCGCTCCGCTGCGATCTCCACGGTGGGCCGCTCGACGCCCGACCGGATCTCAGGCGGAGAGGGCGGCGACGGCCTGCCGCGGGGTGTCGACCACGGGGTGGCCGGTCGCCTCCAACCGCTCCCGGCTCATCAGCCCCGAGGCCACCAGAACCGCGTTGGCTCCGGCTTCGGAGGCGGCGCGGCCGTCGTCGTCGATGTCGCCGACCAGCGCCACGGTGGCGGGGTCGACGCCCAGCTCATCCAGGTGGGCGGCCAGGTGGCGGGCCTTGGAGCCGTCGGGGGTGTCGAAGCGCCGCCCGTCCACCCGCGCGAAGTGCTCGCCGAGGGCGCGTTCGGCGACTACCCCGGCGAGTTGGTCGTGGGAGGCCATCGACAGCAGCGACTGCGATCCGCCGTACGCGTGCCAGTCCAGCAGGATGTCGGGGACCCCGTCGGCCAGGCCGCAGGACGGCAGCATCGCGGTGTAGTGGTCGTCGTAGGTACGGTTCAGCCGCGCCCACTCCCGCTCGGTCAGGCGGCGGCCCAGCAGATCCTCGTAGCACCCCAGCAGCGGCCTTCGGAAGAAGGTGCGCCAGAAGTCCAGTTCGACCGGATCCCGGCCGAACTCCGCGCAGACGCGGTTGAGGGCGGCGATGTTGGCGTGGTTGTCGTCGAGCAGCGTCCCGTTCCAGTCCCAGACGATGTGCTTGACGCCGTTGAGGCGAGTGAACCCGTTGTATTCCACCCTGAGCACTATAGGTCGCCGCCTCCGCGGCGCTGAACGGGGCCGGGCGGCCGAGCGGCGGCGTCCGCCGTGCGGCGGGCACCGCCGTGTTCCGGTCTCAGTACACGCCCGGCGGCGCCGCGGCGGCCGCCCGGCGGCGGTACCTGCGCCGCCGGGCGGCCCACACGCCTACCGCCGCCAGCAGCACCGCGGCGGCCGCGGCCAGGACCGGGACGAGGACGGCCGCCAGTGCGGTGAGCACGCTGGCGCCGTCCTCGGCGACGCTGACCAGCGGGCCGCCGGCGCCGAAGGTGGCGGCGTTGAGCACCGGGCGTGCGGCGGCCTTCAGCAGGTGGAAGACCAGCGCGATCAGTACACCCGCGGCGATCGGCCACCAGCCGGCGCCCGAGTCGCCGCCGGACGGGCCGCCGGCGGCTGCGGCGAACTCGGCGGCGCCCGTGGAGGAGACTCCGGCTCCGAAGTTGACACCGCCCGAGCTCGGGCGGACGACGGTCTGCACGATGTCGTTGACGCTGTCGACGAACGGGATCTTGTCTGCGGCCAGTTCCAGCATCAGCAGTACGCCGATCACGCCGAGCGCGGCCGGATGCTCGAGCCACTGCCACGCCTCGCCCAGTGGCAGCAGGTCGGTGAAGCGCGCGAGGATTCCGACGGTCAGCAGGGGTATGTACGCGTTGAGGCCGGCGGCCGAGGCGAGCCCGGTCCCGGTCAGAATCTCCAGCATCGAAGGGCGGCCCGATCCGTCTCATCCGCTCCGGTCACCTGAGCCGGAGTGCGGACGCGCGGGTGCGCGACCGCCCGGCGCGGTGCGTTCACCGGATGCGACTCGCCGGATCCCCCGCAGGTTCCGGATTTTCGGCGTCCCCCGGATCAGATCACTGGCGGTAGTTCTCGACCTCGTCGAGGGACCGCGGGCGGACGCCGTCGGGGTCGTCGCCGAACTCTTCGCGGGCGCGGCGCCGGCGCAGCAGGTCCCAGCACTGGTCGAGTTCGCTCTCCAGGCGGCGCATGCGCTGGCGCTCGTCGGGCGTCAGCCGGTGCTCGCTCTGCTCGCGCAGGTCGCGCTCCTCGGTCACCAGAGCGTCGATACGGCCGAGAATGCTGCTCTCCTGGCTGCTGGAGTCGTTCATACCCCCATGGTCGGCGCCGTGCCACGGCGTTGGCAAGCCTGCCCCGCGACTGTGCGCTGCGAATTCACTCGGTTGCGCGCCCGTTCGGGGACCCGCGGTACCCGCACGGCGGAGCCCGGGGCCGGCGGCGCGCGGGCCGGGGCGCCGCCTGCGCCCGGATACGCCCCGCGGGTACCGGTTCGCGGTGTTGCGCCTGCCGCGGCGGCGATACTGGAGACCGTCGGGCGGCCGGTATGGTTCCGGGGCGACGCACCCGGTCGCGGGAATTCCGGACGCGCACAGGGCGCTGCTATACCCGAAGGGGGTATATTGATGGCTGCAGAGCGGGACACTCAGGAGAACACGCAGATGGCCACCTACGGCTACCACGACAACAAGAAGAGCCACCTGGACCGGCTCAGCCGGATCGAGGGGCAGGTGCGTGGACTGCAGCGGATGGTCGAGAGCGACTCCTACTGCATCGACGTACTCACGCAGACGACCGCGGTGAACAAGGCGCTGCGTTCGTTCGCGCTGTCGATGCTCGACGAGCACCTCAAGCACTGCGTCGGCCATGCCGTCGCCAACGGCGGCGAGGAGGCCGACGAGAAGGTGCGCGAGGCCTCCGAGGCCATCGCGCGGCTGGTGCGCTCCTGACCCGCCTTGCGGAGACGAACACGCGTCCGGGAGGACCGGGAGGAAAGGGGTCGGCCATGTCCGCTACCGCCATCACCGTCAAAGGGATGACCTGCGAGCACTGCGTCACGGCGGTGACCGAGGAGGTCTCGGCGCTGCCGGGGGTGACCTCGGTCCAGGTCGACCTGGGCAGCGGCCGGGTCGACGTCGAGAGCCGGAGCCCGCTCAGCGGCGAGCAGCTCGATGCCGCGATCGACGAGGCGGGTTACGAGATCGTCCGCTGAACGCGGCCGGCCGCGGCGCCGCCGGGCGGCCCGGGAAACGGGGGCGCCGGCGGTGCGCCGGCCGGCCGGCGCACCGCCGCGCTCGCGTCGCCCCGCCGCGTTCGGCCCGGCCGATCAGCCGCCGCTTCCGGCCGCTTCCTGTGCCTGCAGCAGCTGCGCACTCTGCCGCTGCGCGTCCGCGGCGCTGAGGTAGTGGGCCGCCTCCAGGTCGACGAAGGTCGACGGTTTTCCGCGGTGGAAGCCCAGGCGGGCGACCTCGCCGCCGGTGATGCCGCGGATCATCCAGTTGGCCGCCACCCGCGCGCGAGCGGGGTTGGAGGGCAGCGACCACAGGTGGTATCCGCGTGTGACCGCGAACGCCGGGAAGCCCGACAGGTCGTAGCCCAGCGGCCGCGCGACGGCGTCGCGCCCGCTCAGGTCGACCACCAGGCCCAGGTCCTTGTGCAGGAACGTGCGCAGCGGCCGCCCGGTCAGCGAGGAGATCGCGTTGTCGGCGGCGACGGTGCCCTGGCGCTCGGCGTACTGGGCGGTGGGCGGGCACACCGCTCCGCGGTCGTCCTTGCTCAGGTCCGGCACCGCGGCCGCGTCGCCGACCGCGAAGACGTCGGGCATCTCGGGAACCGCGAGGTCGGATCCCACCACAAGCTTTCCGCGGCTGGTCTCGGTACCCAGCGATTCCATCAACGGGCTGGGCGAAGTCCCGGCGGTCCAGATCAGCGTGCGGCACGGCAGTATGCGGCCGTCGGTCAGCGCCACCTTCTGCTCGGTGACCTCCTTGACGGTCACCTCCAGCTTGACTTCCACCCCCATGGAGCGCAGCAGGTCGAGCGCCTCGTCGCCCAGCTTGGTACCCAGCTCGGGCAGCAGCCGCGGCGCGATGTCGACCAGGTGCCAGCTGATGGCCGAGCGCAGCGAGGGGTAGAGCTGGGCCGCCTCTTCGGTCAGCCGGCGCAGTGAGGCCGCGGTCTCCACGCCGGTGTAGCCGCCGCCGACCACGACGAACCGGCAGCGCTCCTCGCGCTCGACGGGGTCGGCCGTGGCGTTGGCCAGCTCCAACTGGGCGAGCACGTGGTCGCGCAGGACGGTTGCTTCGGCGAGGTTCTTGTTGCCGAAGGCGTGCTCGGTCAGCCCGGGGATGTCGAAGACGCGGGTGAGACTGCCCGGCGCGACGACGAGCCGGTCGTAGCGCTCCACGGTCATGTCGTCGGAGATCTTGCGGACCAGCACCGCCTTGGACTCGGTGTCGACGCCCACGGCCGATCCCGGCACGATGCGGGTGCGCCGCAGCGACCGGTGCAGCGACACCGCCAGCGACTGCGGCGTGAGCAGCCCCGAGGCCACTTGCGGCAGCAGCGGACTGTAGAGCATGTAGTCGTTGGGTGCGACCAGGACGATGTCGGCGGCACCTTTGGGGACGCGCCGTTCGAGCCGCTTCAGCACCTGCAACCCTGCGAATCCTGCGCCGATCACCACGATGCGAGGCCGTGCCATCGTCGTACCACTCCCCCTTGAACCGCTCTGCGGTGCGGACCCGACCGGGCGCGGCCGCACCGGCGGCGCGCCGAACGGACGGGTCCGTTGGTGTTCAGGGCTGCCCGAGTGCCCCCAGGTCAAACCTAGGGCGCGCCGCACGGAAGCGCACCGCCCGACACCCCGGCGGCGCCGGAGGCACGGCGGGCGGGGCTCCGGCGAAACGGTGGCGCACGTGCGAGCCGCCTCCGGTGCCGTCGGTCAGTCCCCGGCCAGCAGCGCGGCCCGGCCCATGTCCAGCAGGAGTCCGGCCATGGGTTCGGGCGTCAGCTCCTGGGCGCTGTGCGGGGTGGAGTTGAGCAGGCCGAACGCGGCGTGCACGGCCGCACGCAGGGTCGCCGGGTCC contains:
- a CDS encoding metal-sensitive transcriptional regulator gives rise to the protein MATYGYHDNKKSHLDRLSRIEGQVRGLQRMVESDSYCIDVLTQTTAVNKALRSFALSMLDEHLKHCVGHAVANGGEEADEKVREASEAIARLVRS
- a CDS encoding heavy-metal-associated domain-containing protein, giving the protein MSATAITVKGMTCEHCVTAVTEEVSALPGVTSVQVDLGSGRVDVESRSPLSGEQLDAAIDEAGYEIVR
- a CDS encoding HAD family hydrolase, giving the protein MEYNGFTRLNGVKHIVWDWNGTLLDDNHANIAALNRVCAEFGRDPVELDFWRTFFRRPLLGCYEDLLGRRLTEREWARLNRTYDDHYTAMLPSCGLADGVPDILLDWHAYGGSQSLLSMASHDQLAGVVAERALGEHFARVDGRRFDTPDGSKARHLAAHLDELGVDPATVALVGDIDDDGRAASEAGANAVLVASGLMSRERLEATGHPVVDTPRQAVAALSA
- a CDS encoding DUF2397 family protein, with product MDAGASRLDAVVDRLEQRARWGDLVPGRREPAATIAGFTGSRVRYQAAKLAVRVQRGAEDVLSAAEGAREVSREPAAARGDPAGAAVQRRAGGAVRTAPA
- a CDS encoding NAD(P)/FAD-dependent oxidoreductase, with protein sequence MARPRIVVIGAGFAGLQVLKRLERRVPKGAADIVLVAPNDYMLYSPLLPQVASGLLTPQSLAVSLHRSLRRTRIVPGSAVGVDTESKAVLVRKISDDMTVERYDRLVVAPGSLTRVFDIPGLTEHAFGNKNLAEATVLRDHVLAQLELANATADPVEREERCRFVVVGGGYTGVETAASLRRLTEEAAQLYPSLRSAISWHLVDIAPRLLPELGTKLGDEALDLLRSMGVEVKLEVTVKEVTEQKVALTDGRILPCRTLIWTAGTSPSPLMESLGTETSRGKLVVGSDLAVPEMPDVFAVGDAAAVPDLSKDDRGAVCPPTAQYAERQGTVAADNAISSLTGRPLRTFLHKDLGLVVDLSGRDAVARPLGYDLSGFPAFAVTRGYHLWSLPSNPARARVAANWMIRGITGGEVARLGFHRGKPSTFVDLEAAHYLSAADAQRQSAQLLQAQEAAGSGG
- a CDS encoding superoxide dismutase produces the protein MPAPYELPELPYDYSALEPWISGQIMELHHDKHHAAYVTGANTALDKMAEARDKNDLSTVNMLEKNLAFNLAGHVNHSVFWPNMSPDGGDKPEGELAAAIDDQFGGFDAFRAHFTAVATGVQGSGWAILAWDILGQRLIIEQLYDHQGNLAAGSYPLLMLDMWEHAFYLQYLNVKADYVKAFWNVVNWADVQRRFDDARKVQLG
- a CDS encoding DUF2630 family protein; this translates as MNDSSSQESSILGRIDALVTEERDLREQSEHRLTPDERQRMRRLESELDQCWDLLRRRRAREEFGDDPDGVRPRSLDEVENYRQ
- a CDS encoding DUF4126 domain-containing protein, giving the protein MLEILTGTGLASAAGLNAYIPLLTVGILARFTDLLPLGEAWQWLEHPAALGVIGVLLMLELAADKIPFVDSVNDIVQTVVRPSSGGVNFGAGVSSTGAAEFAAAAGGPSGGDSGAGWWPIAAGVLIALVFHLLKAAARPVLNAATFGAGGPLVSVAEDGASVLTALAAVLVPVLAAAAAVLLAAVGVWAARRRRYRRRAAAAAPPGVY
- a CDS encoding class I SAM-dependent methyltransferase; translated protein: MRFLRLLRSRRKYLAVAVPAGAVGLAGLAGIAALASSGALSWEGALLLAATGAVGAAAAANALLAVVLVRRVGAVSRKVKDIDRRVDAQGRTVVEAVGADRLEMVTALDSAREELKEIDRRVDANGRKVVETVEADRLETVKTLGSTRNELKRMRARVLPEMSAELSRSVAVQGRNDYEQQVAWAELRDHLGAAAFMPPLRGWAASPDVMRVVVRLVDRHGPDLVVECGSGASSVWLGYALRRAGRGRLVALEHSGYYAERSRRLVRDHGLDDIVEIRDAPLTEWSPDSGADGDADEADRPWYDAAAVADLHDIGLVFVDGPPGSTAEQARYPALPVLIPRCASDAVFVLDDADRPDERAVEERWLEEFPELSVEEEQTEKGARVFTRKAL
- a CDS encoding acyltransferase family protein codes for the protein MSVSSSAAGSAARAASAPAPAPGGPPGGRERRYRPEVQGLRAVAVVLVAVYHIWFDRVSGGVDVFLLLTGFLITGSLVRALERDGAVGFAAFFGRLVRRLVPAAAVVLAAVLAAAPFLLPGSQLQATADQVLASALYVENWHLALNAVDYTAQNSAAGPLQHFWSLSVQGQAYLLWPALVAAAALAANRLGVGLRRAVPVALAPVFAGSLAYSVHITAADQPWAYFDTGARLWELALGGLLALLPPAPGVPGRVRAVLGWVGLSALVLCGALMDVSALFPGYTALWPTTAAALVVLGGGSERWWGADRLLSWRPLTRLGDLAYALYLWHWPVLVFYLQATGREAAGLLGGCLVLAVSVLLAAATTALVRDGLARLQRGPRGRLSSLGAAAAALLLVAAASSAWSARLTQEREERREQAESVTDEGRYPGAQVLADPRLAETTPRAPVLPAPADAKADQNIDFENGCHVGLDEAEPVVCEYGPDSAEHTVALVGASRSAHWFAALWEAAQANGWRVVTLTKSGCQFSTDPPTLDGEPFAECVEWREGAMAELDRRRPDAVLTSSTRALPSDETVHPGFIERWQQLDAMGIDVVGIRDLPRIDYEGAACVEANGRAGCASPESYSHAETDPARSRSDIPANVELIDLTDYVCPDGRCPAVVGNVLVFWDHSHLTATYSRTLAPILGERVRAATGW